The following are encoded in a window of Gammaproteobacteria bacterium genomic DNA:
- a CDS encoding ammonium transporter has product MSPEEVLAVVNATANASMEAYYWWCTAIMVCIHAGFMMYEMGVSRARNVLASGVKNILAFAFMIPTFFLFGWWLYWAYGTGNIFIPDASAEFAQYYVPWSDGMGPNLQDGASGVFWAAFVLFSATTASIVSGSVIERIRMSSWIILAVLVGSVVWIIGAGWGWSAGGWLVTQWGYHDVGAAGVVHVISGFFALGILINLGPRVGRFNADGSANDLAGHNAPLTIAGLMIIIIGFFGFLGGCLIYPAAMAGSAADAGWLTIYGSPATLSSFAFNTLMSFGGGIIGAYLITKDPFWMMSGALGGIFCAASGLDLWYPGTAFALGFLGGVVIPYSHKLITSWGIDDAVGAVSVHGTCGLIGVMATGILLGGYPPPVEGIPAITFTGQLVGAIAMVLLGFIPGYVVSWILKQCGILRVSDAIQNYGIDNAEIATPSYPEFQRSQ; this is encoded by the coding sequence ATGAGTCCTGAAGAAGTGTTAGCGGTAGTAAATGCGACCGCCAATGCCAGCATGGAAGCCTACTACTGGTGGTGTACCGCCATCATGGTATGTATTCATGCAGGTTTCATGATGTACGAAATGGGTGTATCGAGAGCCCGAAACGTTCTGGCATCAGGTGTGAAGAACATCCTTGCCTTCGCGTTCATGATTCCGACGTTCTTTCTCTTTGGTTGGTGGCTGTACTGGGCTTATGGCACGGGCAATATCTTCATACCGGATGCCAGTGCAGAGTTTGCGCAGTACTACGTGCCTTGGAGCGATGGCATGGGACCGAACCTGCAGGATGGGGCATCGGGAGTATTCTGGGCCGCGTTTGTGCTGTTCTCGGCGACGACAGCGTCAATCGTCTCAGGATCAGTCATTGAACGCATACGAATGAGTTCCTGGATCATCCTAGCAGTTCTAGTCGGTTCCGTGGTCTGGATCATTGGTGCTGGCTGGGGCTGGTCAGCTGGTGGTTGGCTGGTTACCCAATGGGGTTATCACGACGTCGGCGCGGCCGGTGTGGTGCACGTGATCTCAGGCTTTTTTGCCCTGGGCATACTGATCAACCTGGGACCGCGTGTAGGAAGGTTCAATGCGGACGGTTCGGCCAACGATCTTGCCGGTCACAACGCACCGTTGACCATTGCCGGGCTGATGATCATCATCATTGGCTTCTTTGGCTTCCTGGGCGGCTGTTTGATCTATCCGGCTGCGATGGCAGGCTCTGCGGCTGATGCCGGCTGGCTGACGATCTATGGCAGTCCAGCCACCCTATCGTCATTCGCATTTAACACGCTGATGTCATTTGGCGGCGGCATCATCGGCGCGTACTTAATTACCAAAGACCCGTTCTGGATGATGTCCGGTGCACTGGGCGGCATCTTCTGCGCCGCATCTGGTCTTGACCTATGGTATCCAGGTACGGCATTTGCACTTGGCTTCTTAGGCGGCGTCGTAATCCCGTACAGCCACAAACTGATCACCAGTTGGGGTATTGATGATGCAGTTGGTGCGGTCTCCGTGCACGGCACCTGCGGCCTTATCGGTGTCATGGCAACGGGTATTCTATTGGGTGGATATCCTCCCCCGGTGGAAGGCATACCCGCCATCACCTTCACGGGTCAGCTAGTGGGTGCTATCGCCATGGTACTGCTGGGATTTATACCAGGCTATGTTGTCTCCTGGATCCTCAAACAGTGTGGAATTCTGCGGGTCTCTGATGCAATTCAGAATTACGGAATAGACAACGCTGAAATAGCGACGCCTTCCTATCCTGAATTTCAGCGGTCACAGTAA
- a CDS encoding aminomethyltransferase family protein, whose amino-acid sequence MASLNTAPRLLEPGLWRSDPLLERYQVKGGGSVVVRLRAGDTITIQDPQGRQVGEVIAFDKHGRPASGALGDHPVQKSTGLVSILSDRDIDTRSLTQRLSALNINLGDALAIPLFSPDSAPGEEIEFAANDDLTCLVCAPGQSMAVDEQHPPTPLVVWVRRSDLMGETGPALPDPLADPRLDFRIDRCTARDFVVRAGEFIQIIDVAGRECSDFLAFTESKLNQGIERGLDPTTTRTLMGAAYPGPGLFSKFFDQDMQPLVEVIQDTCGRHDTFGLACTSKYYEDVGYFGHPNCSDNLSNALKDYGVEARRGWPAINFFYNTGIDDHNALYLDEPWSRPGDYVLLRALDDLVCASTACPDDTSPANGWNPTEIHVRVYSPDNVFSKAIAYRMTPDAEAELTRETGFHPRTSKLTRNFTEYRGFWLPTVFNNTGAIEEYWACREKAVIIDLSPLRKFEVLGPDAEALMQTVLTRNIRKLAVGQVVYTAMCYPHGGMIDDGTLLRLGPDNFRWIGGDDYGGIWMREKAAELGYRAWVKSSTDQLHNVAVQGPKSRDILKEIIWTPPAQPTVEELGWFRFAIGRLHDFDGLPVMVSRTGYTGELGFEIFCHPNDAPTVWDAVFQAGEPFGLLPLGLDALDMVRIEAGLIFAGYEFSDETDPFEAGIGFTVPLKSKDEEFIGRDALVQRKENPQRRLVGLELAGNEPAAHGDCVHIGRAQVGVVTSGTRSPILKKNIALCRLDVTHSDPGTAVEVGKLDGHQKRIPASVVTFPFYDPGKERVRS is encoded by the coding sequence ATGGCCTCCTTAAACACCGCCCCCAGATTGCTTGAACCGGGACTGTGGCGCAGTGACCCCTTATTGGAGCGCTACCAGGTCAAAGGCGGCGGTTCAGTTGTGGTCCGCTTGCGGGCTGGTGACACCATTACCATCCAGGACCCCCAGGGGCGACAGGTGGGAGAAGTCATTGCCTTCGACAAACATGGGCGTCCAGCCTCGGGGGCTCTGGGCGATCACCCTGTGCAAAAATCAACAGGTCTAGTTTCGATACTCTCCGATCGAGACATCGACACGCGTTCTCTGACTCAGCGGCTGTCAGCTTTAAATATAAACCTGGGCGATGCACTGGCGATTCCGCTATTCAGTCCAGATAGCGCCCCCGGTGAGGAGATTGAATTTGCAGCCAATGATGACCTGACCTGTCTCGTCTGTGCGCCGGGTCAGTCGATGGCGGTCGATGAACAGCATCCGCCGACACCTCTGGTGGTGTGGGTACGGCGATCAGATCTGATGGGGGAAACCGGTCCTGCTCTTCCGGACCCTCTGGCAGACCCCAGACTAGATTTTCGCATCGATCGATGCACAGCACGCGACTTTGTGGTTCGCGCTGGTGAGTTCATTCAGATCATCGACGTGGCTGGGCGAGAGTGCTCCGACTTCCTCGCATTTACCGAATCAAAACTCAATCAAGGCATCGAGCGTGGCCTGGACCCGACCACCACCCGCACCCTGATGGGCGCGGCCTATCCCGGCCCCGGTCTTTTTTCAAAATTTTTCGATCAGGACATGCAACCTCTGGTCGAAGTCATACAGGACACTTGCGGCCGACACGATACTTTTGGGCTTGCCTGCACCTCGAAGTACTATGAAGATGTCGGCTACTTTGGACACCCCAACTGTTCGGACAACTTAAGTAACGCCCTGAAGGACTACGGTGTTGAAGCCCGTCGCGGCTGGCCCGCCATAAACTTTTTCTACAACACCGGAATCGACGACCACAACGCACTTTATCTCGACGAACCCTGGTCCCGTCCTGGTGATTATGTACTCCTGCGCGCGCTCGACGACCTGGTGTGTGCATCCACTGCCTGTCCTGATGACACCAGCCCTGCAAATGGTTGGAATCCAACGGAGATCCATGTTCGGGTATATTCTCCCGACAATGTTTTCTCCAAAGCAATTGCCTACCGCATGACACCGGATGCTGAAGCCGAACTAACTCGCGAAACCGGATTTCATCCGCGAACGTCGAAACTGACACGAAACTTTACCGAGTATCGTGGGTTCTGGCTGCCGACTGTGTTTAACAACACTGGCGCAATAGAGGAGTACTGGGCCTGTCGGGAAAAAGCAGTCATCATCGATCTGTCACCGTTGCGTAAATTTGAAGTACTGGGTCCCGATGCCGAAGCACTGATGCAGACGGTCCTCACGCGAAATATTCGAAAATTGGCAGTCGGTCAGGTGGTGTATACCGCCATGTGCTATCCCCATGGGGGCATGATTGACGATGGCACACTACTGCGGCTGGGGCCGGATAATTTTCGCTGGATCGGCGGTGATGACTACGGCGGAATCTGGATGCGGGAAAAAGCGGCCGAACTCGGTTATCGCGCATGGGTGAAGTCGTCCACCGACCAGCTGCACAATGTTGCGGTCCAAGGTCCTAAAAGTCGAGACATCCTTAAAGAAATCATCTGGACGCCACCCGCACAACCAACAGTTGAAGAACTGGGCTGGTTCCGATTCGCCATCGGCCGGCTGCACGATTTCGATGGCCTACCTGTGATGGTCTCGCGAACGGGCTACACAGGTGAACTCGGATTCGAAATATTCTGCCATCCCAACGATGCACCTACTGTCTGGGACGCTGTATTTCAGGCTGGAGAGCCTTTTGGTCTTTTACCGCTGGGCCTCGATGCCCTCGACATGGTCCGAATTGAGGCGGGCCTCATCTTTGCTGGATATGAGTTTTCCGATGAAACGGATCCATTCGAAGCGGGTATCGGCTTCACCGTCCCTTTAAAATCAAAAGATGAAGAATTTATCGGGCGAGATGCTTTAGTGCAGCGAAAAGAAAATCCGCAGCGCCGACTCGTAGGACTGGAGTTGGCCGGTAATGAACCCGCTGCACATGGGGACTGTGTGCATATTGGACGTGCCCAGGTGGGTGTCGTCACGAGTGGCACGCGGTCACCCATTTTGAAGAAAAACATTGCGCTGTGTAGGCTGGATGTGACCCACAGCGATCCCGGTACCGCTGTTGAAGTGGGTAAACTTGACGGCCACCAGAAACGTATTCCAGCCAGCGTTGTGACTTTCCCGTTTTACGATCCAGGGAAAGAAAGAGTGCGGTCATAA
- a CDS encoding ABC transporter substrate-binding protein: MKSVSFKALLAVVFMTLFSISGLSRAADSSSPIVIPTHNWSSQVVMAYVIGGIFESMGNNVEYVSADTQGVYEAIRQGDVTISHEVWQSTFGKSFYAAMAKGGIIDAGNHDTVSLEEVGVPQWVIDQNLCPGLPNWEALKNCKDVFTTVDSGGKGRILDGPQSWHGVEYTDRVEALLGDDWVVKFAGSADALWAELAAAKKEGRGTIVFNWTPNFTDAEGYAFIEWPDYYLGCRKQDGGDSKCGSPVGWLKKAANYKFPKTHPAAYTAFSRMSFTAGQIGGMAALVDIEKMTHADAGKAWLAANEDVWKPMIGVGM; the protein is encoded by the coding sequence ATGAAATCAGTATCATTTAAAGCTCTGCTGGCTGTTGTATTTATGACCCTATTTTCCATTTCAGGGTTGTCAAGAGCAGCCGACAGCAGCTCACCCATTGTGATCCCAACACACAACTGGTCAAGCCAAGTGGTCATGGCTTATGTGATCGGTGGAATTTTTGAAAGTATGGGCAACAATGTTGAATATGTATCAGCGGACACTCAAGGGGTTTATGAGGCTATCCGTCAGGGCGATGTAACCATATCGCACGAAGTCTGGCAGTCGACTTTTGGTAAGTCGTTTTATGCGGCAATGGCAAAAGGCGGCATCATTGATGCTGGAAACCATGACACAGTTTCTCTGGAAGAAGTTGGTGTCCCACAGTGGGTAATCGACCAAAACCTATGCCCAGGCCTCCCAAATTGGGAAGCTTTGAAAAACTGTAAAGACGTGTTCACAACCGTTGATTCCGGCGGCAAAGGTCGAATTCTAGACGGCCCTCAAAGCTGGCATGGCGTTGAATATACTGATCGTGTAGAAGCACTGTTAGGTGATGACTGGGTCGTTAAGTTTGCCGGTAGTGCGGATGCCTTATGGGCAGAACTTGCAGCTGCAAAGAAAGAAGGACGCGGTACTATCGTGTTCAACTGGACGCCGAACTTCACCGATGCTGAAGGTTATGCCTTTATCGAGTGGCCGGATTACTATCTTGGTTGCAGAAAACAAGATGGTGGTGACAGCAAATGCGGTTCGCCAGTCGGTTGGCTGAAAAAGGCCGCCAACTATAAGTTCCCGAAAACACACCCGGCAGCCTATACGGCGTTCTCCCGAATGTCATTTACCGCGGGCCAAATAGGCGGTATGGCCGCACTGGTTGACATTGAAAAAATGACCCATGCGGATGCTGGTAAGGCGTGGCTGGCTGCGAACGAAGATG